The genomic segment TGCAAGCCTGGCCCTTCCACAAGGCCCCTCCCCGTCCTGCTGTCCCTGGGCCCCAAGGTTGTCTGCCTGGGGGCCTGGCTCCCGCCTCCAGCTCCTtccaggggaagaggaggaactTGAGCTGGCTGTGGTGTCCTGTGCCCTGGAGTTTAATATTTCGAGCTCCGGCAGGGCTGCTCCCATCTGCTGCAGGCGGGCAGCTCTCGTATTCATTACCGCCCTGCCGAGCAGGCCTTGGGGACGTGCCGCTCTTGTGGGGGGCGTCGTCCCGGGTTGCAGAGGGCGAGCGTCCGGACCCCCGGTGCCCGCGTGCTGCTGCCAGGGCCTGTCCCCACCGCCCCTCAGAACCAGCAGCCCAGTCTGGGCTCCGAGGGCTTTGGGAAAGGAGAGGCCTTGCCCGGGCATGAAATTCTGGAGTCTGAAGAGTGGGCAGCGTGGACGAGGGCCACGTGGGCAGCCCAAGGGGGAGGAAAGGGTCACTGAGTGAGTCGGGCTATCTCTGACTCAGTCTACAAAGTGGGGCGATAGCCCTTGGTGCCACCTTCCCGGGGCTGGCATGTGGCAGCCACCTGGCTTCCGTGTGGGCCCCTGGAGGCGTGGCTTTGGGTGTGCCAGGCCCTTGCCCAGCAGTGGTGGTCCGTGCTGAGCTGGGCGGGCAGGATCACCCAGGTGCCCAGAGGGCTGGGATGCTAACTCAGCCCTGGAGAGAGAGGCCCCGGCCCACAGCAGGGGCTGCTGGAAGCGCAGATGAGGGCTTCCCAAGTGCAGCCTCCCCTGGACCCTGCTTCTGCCGGGGAGGCTCTGGCTGGGAGATGTGGCTGGTGCCCTGCTCCCCTGAGAAGGCAGACCTGCAACCCTGGGAACTGCCTTAGAGGCTTCTGGAGACCCTGAGGCTGTGGGCTTCTGGTGCTGGCCGGGGTctggtccctgggaggggtgggtcCCTGGGGGTGTGCTGAtcctggagtggggaggggaggggtggggccagggctgcaggcatTTGGACACCCTGAGCCTGCAGGCTCCAGGTGGAGGGGTCTTCTCTGATGAGGGGGCAGCCCCCCGCCTCTCGGAAGCTTCGAAGGGCCAGTGGCGTGTTTGGCTTCTGCTCTGGGCCGACACCCCCCCTGCACCCGTCTCGGTCCAGCTGGAGGACCTGCGTGGCCGGGCGGCAGGGCCGTCACGCGTGCTTCCTGCTCCTAGATGAAGATCTCCTTCAATGACAAGAGTCTGCAGACCACGTTTGAGTACCCGCCCGAGAGCtccctgcaggaggaggaggcggaggcggagACGGAGagggaggaggacgaggaggaggaggacgaggaggaagaGGGCTCCGGCTCAGAGGGCGCGGCGGCGAAGCCCTTTGTGCTCTTCCTGCCCCGAGCCACGTTCGTGAACAGCGTGGGTCCCGAGAGCCCTCGGCTGCCGGATGGCAGCTCCGGTGAGTGCCTGCCTGTGGGGGTGGGCagctcggggggggggggtcctgggcCCGCGGTCACGCAGCCCCACGTGCCCCCGTGTGCCCCTCGGCCCGCAGGCCTGTCCAGCTACACCCCGAAGCACGCGGTGGCCTCCAGCAAGGGGCAGGAGTGGGCGCTGGAGCGGGCTCCGAGGGCAGAGGCGCCCCCGTCCGAGGAGGTCATGGTGAgtggcgggggaggaggggcgggggcgcCGGATCGAACACCCAGACAGGCCGCGCTGACGGCCTGCGGCCCCTCTCTCTCAGCTCAGCCCTGCCGGTCAGGAGGACCTCTCGGACTTCCGAAGCGAGCCAGCCCTCTACTTCTGAGCCCCGCCTTACCAGGACAGCCAGGCCCGAGCCCCACGTGCCCGGGAGCCGcgccccctcctgccctgccaGGCCTGCCCTCCCCCCTCCTGCTCGCCCTTCCTCAGGCCTCACAAGCAGGCCAGTTCTCAGGGCCCGAGCCCGGCGAACCCGGGACTCGCTCGACCCTGGTTTGGGGGCACtgcctgtgggggaggggtggggtccaGCTCTGCGCCGCGCCCAGTGGCTGTTCGGTGTCCGGGGTGGGGGCGGACAGgactcccaccccccagcccatccccccccccccaaccactgCGTTTCTGATGAATGGCAAGTCTCTCCTGCCTCTGGTGATGGACTCAGTAAACAGCACTGGATGAGACTGTCTGCCTTCCCTGCGTGGTCTTCGGCCTGAGAAgcggggagcaggggtggggtccGTGGGGCTATGTGGAGGCACTGGCAGTAGGGGGGCCACCCACCCAGGGTGTGATGGAGGCCCAGCCTGGACTTCTGTGCCCGCAGGAGGTGACCTTGCGTGGTACCCTGTGCCTCACAGTCCTGGTGGCCCAGACTTTCTCCACCCACGGCCCTCGTTGCCCTGCTTCCCCTCCCGGCCACCCCCTTGGCTGGGAGGGGGACGTCCCTGTGCCTGCCCTGTGAGCACCCCGTCTCTGGGGCTCCTCTTGCCCCCGCAGAAGCCACTCAGTGGGAGCTACGGTGGGAGGTGGGACACCAGACAAGCTCTctggggtctggaactctctgcaggccctggggggggggggggggcgcagagAAAGTGGTTTCCCTGAAGGGCCAAGGGCTTGGGGGCAGatgaagggcaggggaggggataGGCTGAGCCTTAGGGATCCTGCCTTGTTCGGACTGGAAGGTTCCCTGACCCACACAAGGTTGCAGGAAGGCCATGGCAGGCAGACCACTCCCCTGGGATTGTGCCAGCAGGAGACCCAATGGACCTGGAGTGGTGACAGACAGAGCTGCCCCCCGGGGAGCGGCTGCGCTGGGCTGGCTGCCTGTGCAGGGCCAGGCCGTTCACAACTGTGACGTGAGGTGCACGTCTTCTCCTCTTGGAGAATCAGGCTCACAGGAGATGCCACCTGGCCAGGCCTGGGCAGGGTGGGCCCAGGTTTCTGCAGACCTTCTCCACTAACACGTGCCCCTCCTCCTGCTAGCCCCGCAGACAGCAACTGCGGGGACCCCACGGGCGCTGACAAGCCGAGGGGGATGGACCCAGAGAGGACTCAGCACGGAGGGCTGGCCTGTGAGCAGAGGGTGGGAAGCAGGGCTGCTGTGCTGTCCAGCAGAGTCTGGAATCACGGAGCTGAGGTGCATCCCTTCGCGGGGCACCCGAGTGCAGGAAGAGCGTCTCCCTGGGCCAGGTCTTATGCTGGAGACCAGGACCAGTGGCTAGAGCGCCTTTCCTGGAGCGTGGGCTGTGCGCTGGGTTCAGGGGAAGGCAGCCAGTAGCCCTGATGGGAAAAGTGGGGGCAGGAGTCACTGGAAATGCCTAGAGCCCCCCTTAGCTCTGAACCCAGGACCAGCAGGGCCAGTCACAGGGAAAGCCACCCCCTCACGGAGGAACCACGTTGCAGTTGGGCGAGGGTCTGCGTTCTGACTCTGGAGGGGTGTGTTCGCCAACTCCACACTCGTGACATAGGCAGGAGACTGGCACAGACGGTTAGAGACAACCTTTACTGACAATCACGGGCTCCCGGAGCAAGCTCGGAGGTGGAGGagggccccggcccctccccgaCGAGCCTGGGCACCGGCAGGCCGAGGGAGGGGTGACGGGACTCCCAAGGTGCTGAGACTAGAAGCGGAGCCTTCCTTGAAGCCCTGGGGGTGGTGTGAGGGCCTCAGCAAGGCCCTGAGAAGAGCTGCCCTCTCCAGAGCCTATGTGAGCACAGGGTCTGGGCTTTCCTGTCACCCAGAGCCAGTGGAGGTTGGCAGCTGCCTCTCCCGGCACCCAAGACGCGAGGAGGAAGCTGCTGCCGTGAAGAACGAGGATGCTTTGAAGACAGACTTGCCGGGGGCTGAGCCACGGGTGGGCGCAGCAGAGGCAGGCCCTCCCCCCGCGGCCTCCTCAGCTGTCCTTGCCTCCGCTGCTCTTCTGCTCCGAGGCCGTGGCCTTGGTCAGGTTCCCCGCTTCCCTCTTCAGGACACTAAGCAGAGTCTGCGAGCTCTCCAGGATCTGCAAACACAGACACCAGCTGGttatccctgcccctccccgggGAAAGCTCCCGCAGCCCAACCCGCTCTGGTGCAGGGCCCCCTTCCCCACACTCCGGGAAGCCAGACCCAGGCCGACTCTGGCTACTGCTGCAGCCCTGCTGCTGCCAGTCTGCAACCTGCTACACAGTGATGAGTGCGGTGCcaacaccaggacccagggcacgCGGACAGCCTCACCGCCACTCCCCGGGGCTGCAGCCTGTCTAGGACCCTGGGCCAGAAACCCTTGAGGGGCTCAGCCCAGCACGCGGGCCCCGGGGCCCCACCTTGAGGTAGGCTGCCTCCGTCTCCGCGATGGTCCGATCGAACTCGTTCCGAGAGGCGATCTTGCGAGCCAGGTTCTCATTGACCCGGGCCAGCTTCTCCGTCAGCTGCCTCACCTCATTCTGCAGCCGCTGTTTCTCATCCTCCTCCTGCTGGATCTGCCGGCACAACTCTTCCCGCTTCTGACACAGCTCCTCGATACCTAGAGGGGACCGAGAGGGACCGGCGCGGTGGGCCGGGGCGGGAAGGAGAGCGCCGCCCCTGCCGCTCGGGAGCCCCCCGCTCCGGGGGCGAGAAGGGTAGCGGAGGGCCCGCGTGCCAGCTGGGCCACCTCCCGCCCGGGCCAGGCCGACGCCCTGCGTCCCCGGGTCTCAGAGTTAAAGAAGCCACGGCGCGAGCCGCGGGGCCGGGAGGCCGGGGGTGCTCAAGCCCTTCGGTCGCTGCTCCCGCCACGGACCCCCGGCTCTCGGGGCGGGCGGCGCCGCGGCTGGGCTCCAGGCAGGGCCGCACACGACGCTCGGCCGCGCGCGGCGGGCCGGCGAGCCCCACGCCCTCCCAGCCTGCCCGGCGGGCCCGCCGCGCGGCCGCTCACACTTGACCAGCTCGTTGTTGTAGTTCTGCAGCGCCGCGCCCTGCTGGGTCATGGTCGCCGCCCGGGGCTCACGGCCGCTCCAACCGCCGCTACCGCATCCCTGCCCGCGCCTGCGCACCGCCTTAGACGGCGCGCGCCTCCCGCGTGCGTCACCGCCGCGCGCCCCCCGAGTGCGTCATCGCCGCGCGCCCCCCGCGTGCGTCACCGCCGCGCGCCCCCCCGAGTGCGTCATCGCCGCGCGCCGCGCCGGGCCGCTCTGGAAGCTGGTGGGCGcagatggcggcggcggcggcggcggcgacggcggcgcaCGATGACCCCGGGCCTGCCCAGGAGCTGCTGGTGGCCTGGAACACCGTGAGCACGGGGCTGGTGCCGCCGGCCGCTCTGGGACTGGTGAGGCCCGAGACGAGGGCGGCGGGTCCGCATGGGGTTCCCGGGACCCTGCGCGTCCACTCTCGGGTTCAGACGGATCCCGCCGCCCGCCTCTGTCCCGCCCTCTGCCCCCAGAGCCCCTCCTTGTTCCACAGCCCTTCCCTAGCGTGGGCCCCGCATCCGTGCGACAAGGGCAGCGGGTTTTCCGTAGCCTCCCCTCCGCTCCGTCGCTCTCACGCCTCTCCCCACCTGTCACCGCCCTGTCCACCTCTGTGCTGCGTCCCCTTGTCCTCACAGTTTTCTGTGCTCTAGGCGTCCTCCCGGACCAGCGGGGCGGTCCCTCCAAAGGAGGAGGAGCTCCGGGCGGCGGTGGAGGTTCTCAGGGGCCACGGTCTGCACTCGGTCCTGGAGGAGTGGTTCGTAGAGGTGCTGCAGAACGACTTGCAGGCTAACATCTCTCTCGAGTTCTGGAATGCCATCTCCCAGCGCGAGAACTGCGTGGACGAGCCGCAGTGCCTTCTGCTGCTCCTCGATGCTTTCGGCCTGCTGGAGAGCCGCCTGGATCCCTACCTGCGTAGTCTAGAGCTCTTGGAGAAGTGGACTCGCCTGGGCTTGCTCATGGGCACCGGTGCTCAGGGGCTTCGGGAAAAGGTCCACACCACGTTGCGGGGCGTCCTGTTCTTTTCCACCCCAAGAACTTTCCAGGAGATGATCCAGCGCCTCTACGGGCGCTTCTTGAGAGTTTACATGCAGAGtaaaaggaagggggagggaggcacaGACCCTGAACTGGAGGGGGAGTTGGACAGCAGATACGCCCGCCGCCGGTACTACCGCCTTCTGCAGAGCCCGCTGTGTGCGGGATGTGGCAGTGACAAGCAGCAGTGCTGGTGCCGCCAGGCGCTGGAGCAGTTCCATCAGCTCAGCCACATCCTGTAAGTATCTGAGCCTGCGTGGCTGTGCCCCTGGTCCTCCTGGCTCCAGCCTGCCCCTCTGGGTCCAGCTGGCCCCTGAAGAGAGCTGGTGAGCTGGCTGGGGGTCTCTGCCACCTTTCCTGGTAGCCAGAGAGAGGGTCCCCAGGATCCACGTGCTGTGAATTTATACCTTCTGTCTTGGGCACAGGGGCACGTGTCACTCACGCTAGCTCAGGGCTTCACGCTTTGCTTTCACTGAGACTCCACACGACGTTAAATTTCTTGGGTCGTGCAGGATTCTGCTGTGCCGTTTGTAGGCTTTCAGGAGATGAGTGATGTTTGGCCTTTAGTTGCAGGAGGTGCGTTTGATATCTATTCTCTATGGCACAAATCAGAGATTAGATCAACGTGCTGGGCAAACTGATTGCCATTCTGGCCTTTGAGGAGGGAGGGATTTTGTTGTTAGAGCCAGGTCATGTCTTACGGTTCCTCCACCATCTGTGGGCACTTACGATGGTTTTGTCACTTTGAGCGAAGTGGTAGCAGTGCAGCTGTTAGAGAGTCTTGTAGCTGGACTGAGGGTGTGGCCCGTCTCACAGAAGCTTTGTCCTCTCAGAGTCTTTGCCGTCCTAGGTCAGCACGTCCACCAGGAAGCTTAGGCAGGTGTACCTGCACTTACGTGGTCAGAGTAGTAACGGATTCAGCTGTCGTTTCAGGGCTGTTGCTAGGAGACGAGACCATGGCCCCAGTAGCCAGATGTGCTGGTCACGTGGGGAAGGCCAGTGTCCTGGCCTGGGCAGAGAGGCCAGCTGGGGAGGGCAGACGATGCCTGCCCAGTGCTCTGTCCTCCCAGCAGCTTTCCCTCGAAGCCTCTGGGACAGTTGTGCCCCCAACAGGAGAGCTTTGGGAGGCACGTgttgcggggcggggggcgtgTGGGTGTGCTCCATGTGCCCCACAGGCCTGGCTCTCCTCCAGACACAGGCTCAGTCTGCTGGAGCGAGTCAGTGCCGAGGCCGTGACCACCACCCTGCACCAGGTGACCCGGGAGAGGATGGAGGACCGCTGCCGGGGCGAGTATGAACGCTCCTTCCTGCGTGAGTTTCACAAGGTGAggacccctccccctgccacggCAGTGTCTCCTGCGGATTAAGGGAGAGGTTTTTGGTAAGAATGACCCTTGACACCCTGGCTTTAGAAATGGCCAGAGTGTGGAGACCTGGGTGAATCAGGATGTTGCTGGTGACTGACGCTGGCTTGGTGCTGGGTGAGGGCCAGTCACCCTGGGCCCATGCTGGTGACAGCGAGGAAGAGGCCATGACGTGCATAGTGAGGTCTGTGCAGGGTTACATGGCTGGAGGCAGTGCCAAGGTCTGGGGTGTTCCACTGGGGGGCCTCGGGATGTCCACGCTTTTAGGTCTGCTCTGGGCTACACAGAGTTGGCGAAGGGCTGGGCCCAGTCGCAGGGGCCCTCAGTTTGCTCCCACTTCCGCCTGCTCCCCTCCACTGCTGCTGGTGCCTGTCTCCTGAGCACGCAGGTGAGCGTCGACGGTGCAGGTGAGGGGTGGTGTTCAAAGCTACGTCCCTGCTGCAGAGGGTGGCGCGAGCCTGGGCGCAGCTGTGCATCCCCAGGTGTCATGTTGCCAGGGCAGCCTTACCAGCGGCTGCACGGCTGTGGGGAGACGTGGGCGTCCTCGGGTCCACGGGGCAGGGTGTCCTGTGGGTTTGCGGGCACGGGCTCAGGAGCATCCCCACTAGATGCTGCAGGCTGCACGTGGTGGGGCTCATCGTGCGTAGGACCCTGAGGGTGCATCCATCCGCCCAGACGTCGCGCCCTGTGTCAGCGCCGCCGTTGCCGGAGATGAACGCGGGTGCTGCCACGCGGGGAAGGGGCCTGGGTGTGCGTTGTTGGAGAGCCTGGGAGGCCCCCTTTGGGTCCCTCGTCCTGCTGATTTCAGCGTGCTCCTGGTCTCTGGAGTAGGGGGCCTTGGGGGctcccagggcccagccagcGGGGCGGGGAGCTGTGTGGCTTCTCCTCGTTTTTGTTCTGGGCTGGGCCCCCAGAGCCCCACACCCGTGCTCTCCCAACAGTGGATCGAGAGGGTGGTCGGCTGGCTGGGCAAGGTGTTCCTGCAGGACAGCCCCAGCAGGCCCGTGTCCCCGGAGGCTGGGACCACGCTGCGCCGGTGGCGCTGCCACGTGCAGCGGTTCTTCTACCGCATCTACGCCAGCTTGCGCATCGAGGAGCTCTTCAGCATCATCCGAGGTTGGTCCTGCCTGCTGGGAAGCCGCCTCTCCGCGCCTCTGCCCTTCCGctcggggcggggctggggcgagggggcATCTGGGACCGCAGTGTCCTGAGCAGCGCGGCGTCCCTGCGCGGTGTGTGCTCGCTGCGTGTGCGCGTGCCAGGGCCAGCCTCTCCCTGCAGACTTCCCGGACTCCCGGCCGGCCGTGGAAGACCTCAAGTACTGCCTGGAGAGGACTGACCAGAGGCCGCAGCTGCTTGTGTCCCTCAAGGCTGCCCTGGAGACGCGGCTCCTCCACCCAGGTGCTGTTGGGCGAGGCCCACCCGCCATCCACTCTCCGGGCGCAGATCCGGGAGTCCCGGCCCGGGGCCTCTTGGGGGGATGGATCAAGAGGCAGTTCCATGTGGTccttggggggcaggggtggtgccCGGTCTTTTCACAACAGACCCCACTTTGCCAGGGGAGAAAGCACGTGAGCGcagagggcgggggagggggcagcacccCGCCGGTCTCCTGGGGGTGAGGTCACAGTGGGACCTGCAGGTCACCTGACCCAGGTGACTGCCTGCACGTTCCTGAGTTCCGTGGGCCCTTCTGTGACAGCGGTCTCCCATCCTGACTGCAGGCGTGAACACGTGTGACATCATCACCCTCTATATCTCTGCCATCAAGGCCTTGCGCGTGCTGGACCCCTCCATGGTCGTCCTGGAGGTGGCCTGCGAGCCCATTCGCCGCTACTTGAGGTGAGCACCGGGGGCTGACTCCAGAGGGCCACTCGGAGCTCCCAGGCCCCACTGGTGCAGCCAAGCTCCCTGTGCAGTCCTTGGGGTGCCAGGGGTGCTCTGTCTCCCCTCCCAGGCTgggcaggccaggctggggctcCTTCCTTCTGCCAGTGCCGGCTCCCGTTTCTGTAGCCCAGGGACACCACACTGGTGTACAGGTTCGGGGTCCCACAGCCGCACAGAGAGGTGCCCTTGCTCAGCCTCACCTTGTGCTGATCTAGTCCCAGGGCTGACTGGAGGGGTGGGGCCCAGTGATTTTGGCCTTTTTACCACGAGGAAGAGAGCCTCTCGGGCTGTCTGGTGGGGAACGTGTTTAGGCAGGCAGGTCGGCACAGCCATCCATGAACTCCTGAGGGGGCAGTAGAGGCTCAGGGCTGGGGCCGGGCGGCGTCTGGAGCTGCCCTGACCCAGGCCTGCTGCCTCCTGGCCACGCACAGCCTGGTTATGGGGCTGTCTTGTCATCTCAGCTCTTGCTTCTAAAAAGTGGTGGCTTTTTAGTTTTGGGGATGACGGTGGAGAGTTTCATGGGCTTGCCTTTAGCACGTGACTGACGGGTGCTGGCTGCAGGGGTCAGGTAGGGTCACGTGGTCCGGGGCAGGCGCTAAGGGGCTGGCACCCGGCAGGACGCGGGAGGACACGGTGCGGCAGATTGTGGCGGGGCTGACCGGCGACTCAGATGGGACGGGGGACTTGGCCGTTGAGCTGTCCAAGACGGACCCAGCGAGCCTGGAGACCGGCCAGGACAGCGAGGACGATTCCGGCGAGCCCGAGGACTGGGTGCCCGACCCTGTGGACGCAGATCCAGGTCGGCAGCCCCGCCGCCAGGCTCTGGGCTTTGGGGGCGAGGCCAGGCAGGCAGCTGTTCTGGTCTCCAGTTTGTTGCCGTGTGTGCTGTGGAGCTTGCAGGGTTCCCAGGGTACATCAACCTGGCTGGGTTGGGCCCGTGGCGGGCCGCATCCCCGTCCAGACCCGCAGGAGGGTGCCccgccgccccaccccccacccctgccactgcAGTTGGAGGAGGAGTGGATTCTGGGCATTCCCATCTCACGGGTTCGGCTGGGGGGACCCTGCCCGGCGTAGACGGGACCGCCTCCGTGTCTGAGACGCGCCCGTGGTGCCCTGTGCCACGCAGGGAAGTCCAGCTCTAAGCGGCGCTCCTCGGACATCATCAGCCTGCTGGTCAGCATCTATGGCAGCAAGGATCTCTTCATCAACGAGTACCGCTCGCTGCTGGCCGACCGCCTGCTGCACCAGTTCAGCTTCAGCCCCGAGCGGTGAGGCCTGCGAGCTGCCGCGCCGAGTCCCAAGGGAGGCACGGCCTTCAGTCACGATGGCTGTCCTCCGTCAGCCCCGGTGCAGTCAGGGACGCGCTGGGTTCCTGGGGCCGGGCGGGGACTGGCCGGTGCTCAGCCACCCTATCTTGGGGGCCTGGGCGCGGCCCAGGAGCTTGGGGTGGCACGTCCTGGGGCTTCCAGGCCTCTTGGGGCGGAGCGGGCCCAGGGCTCTGTCTCCTCCTTGGCTGGGGCAtccctgccctggggagggggccggtgggggcggggcttgcTCTGTGGGTGCCCgttgccgggggggggggggggggggggggggtggtgcgCGACCCCCCTCAGAGACGTGTCTTTCCAGGGAGATCCGCAATGTGGAGCTGCTCAAGCTGCGCTTTGGCGAGGCCCCCATGCACTTCTGCGAGGTCATGCTCAAGGTGGGCGCCTGGGgctccccgccgccgcccgcccccacccctgccagcccAGACCTTCTGGAGGCCTTGTCTCCCCCCAGGACATGGCGGACTCGCGCCGCATCAACGCCAACATCCGCGAGGAGGACGAGAAGCGACCTGTGGAGGAGCAGCCGCCGTTCGGGGTGTACGCCGTCATCCTGTCTAGCGAG from the Hippopotamus amphibius kiboko isolate mHipAmp2 chromosome 2, mHipAmp2.hap2, whole genome shotgun sequence genome contains:
- the SSNA1 gene encoding microtubule nucleation factor SSNA1 codes for the protein MTQQGAALQNYNNELVKCIEELCQKREELCRQIQQEEDEKQRLQNEVRQLTEKLARVNENLARKIASRNEFDRTIAETEAAYLKILESSQTLLSVLKREAGNLTKATASEQKSSGGKDS
- the ANAPC2 gene encoding anaphase-promoting complex subunit 2, with amino-acid sequence MAAAAAAATAAHDDPGPAQELLVAWNTVSTGLVPPAALGLASSRTSGAVPPKEEELRAAVEVLRGHGLHSVLEEWFVEVLQNDLQANISLEFWNAISQRENCVDEPQCLLLLLDAFGLLESRLDPYLRSLELLEKWTRLGLLMGTGAQGLREKVHTTLRGVLFFSTPRTFQEMIQRLYGRFLRVYMQSKRKGEGGTDPELEGELDSRYARRRYYRLLQSPLCAGCGSDKQQCWCRQALEQFHQLSHILHRLSLLERVSAEAVTTTLHQVTRERMEDRCRGEYERSFLREFHKWIERVVGWLGKVFLQDSPSRPVSPEAGTTLRRWRCHVQRFFYRIYASLRIEELFSIIRDFPDSRPAVEDLKYCLERTDQRPQLLVSLKAALETRLLHPGVNTCDIITLYISAIKALRVLDPSMVVLEVACEPIRRYLRTREDTVRQIVAGLTGDSDGTGDLAVELSKTDPASLETGQDSEDDSGEPEDWVPDPVDADPGKSSSKRRSSDIISLLVSIYGSKDLFINEYRSLLADRLLHQFSFSPEREIRNVELLKLRFGEAPMHFCEVMLKDMADSRRINANIREEDEKRPVEEQPPFGVYAVILSSEFWPPFKDEKLEVPEDIREALEVYCRKYEKLKAMRTLSWKHTLGLVTMDVELADRTLSVAVTPVQAVVLLYFQDQASWTLEELSKAVKMPAALLRRRMSVWLQQGVLREEPAGTFSVVEQERPQDRDSLVLIDSDDESDSGLASQADQKEEELLLFWTYIQAMLTNLESLSLERIYSMLRMFVVTGPALAEIDLQELQGFLQRKVRDQQLVYSAGVYRLPKSCG